In Silene latifolia isolate original U9 population chromosome 3, ASM4854445v1, whole genome shotgun sequence, a single window of DNA contains:
- the LOC141647298 gene encoding piezo-type mechanosensitive ion channel homolog isoform X2, with protein MPATNITLFALAYWSFQFASLFSFGLIVYVGYILSVFPSLFHFHRLNSMLLIFILSWATCTYVFNVYCNEKMQKDREIWETIGLWRYSFPGAYLFAQFCLGVLIAVGNQVHSSVFFFLPDGAEQSLSNDSAVEEKEETKVLIVATIVWLFSKCSRAIVMTIILMIAVKPGFIHALYIIFFMLYLLRPTIDWRMRQALILLCEGHFALLYILQLNLFAELLKSQGSWPLKVLSQVGLLEYDSTGDFLKIVLLACFCVIHNHGFELLFSFSAILQHAPCLPFGFSILKAGLNKSVLLSVYISKSKENPRHCSSHDRRIASYLGAIGQHFLSIYHSFGTYIAFLTILLTVYLVPPNYVSFGYLFFLLFWLTGRQIMGRTRRRLWFPLKLYSVIVFLLTYALSVSLSFRSSLSNLVDLHSSFGFNPQASAFENVWDSLAVLIVMQLHSYERRQSKSFSSDDYDKPDYNTCSFMRRLLVLHNEKILLIALFYASLSPVSIFGLIYLIGLVISSTLQKSCRVPSKFFSVYSGILLMVEYLFQMWGGQAGMLPGQKHYRLSQLVGLHLFKPDFWSLEFGLRGKIFVIISCMLQYVVFRWVENLPGTLGREGKWEEVFTLFGPAYETPTSVFSSETVTKLPITSEPLLQTQKENEKVFLSFKSRVSLDANTQHSGETRSFKDADKPNEKFSGISEGSGKWNKKHIISLRKERLQMQKTLLKVYVKFWIENMFNLFGLELNMIILLLCSFAILNSISLLYIAALAACILMKRHVIQKSWPIFVFAFGSVLILEYLAACKYLTSPTKVDTLYVDLSCHDCWKKSNVFFDYCLKCWLGIIVDDHRMLVSYWAVFMISCFKLRADQLSNLSNTHLYKQIESFRNVTCVLSDLSFETKCMWTSLDFLRLESYCHLLDFVLTLVLVTGTLEFDILHLGYLGFALVFFRMRLEILKKKNQIFSWLRVYNFALIVLSLAYQSPFVGDANEGKCDTSNYIYEIIGFYKYDYGFKITSRSALVEIIIFALVSLQSYMFESKEFDYVSMYLEAEQIQAALREQEKKAAWKTKQLLHIRRVEELKNQRNLQVEKMKAEMLNLQTELQRTTSPKDCGNTSSKSGHRRMSSMNSCNGNNYNEENPCRSFDSLNFEITESAAEKNDLKVSVRDIREHKEVNLVSFDNLDRKEIEKLQDRESPLKSALQLFGDGVSHVQSLGNLAVNNIVNLLNIDVEELISEEQSVENVEYYGLQSQSTSTFSINSDCGTVEALHAYISMLLRYVWAQMRSHNDVVCYCCFVLIFLWNFSLQSMFYLAGLFLYALCVHAGPSNVFWIITLMYAEFCILLQYLYQINIQHCGFTIELSFLQEIGFPGYKVTSSLVISNWPLFLVYLFTLLQSSITARDCEWAVIKELGSFRKKDSDKGEDHKSSNWLEKVERLLLSLIKVTKLILSTLYRYWRSLIEGAETPPYFVQLSMRVNVWPEDGIQPEKIGFRINRLLKIVNDRRSRDCSNRYPVSRIRVQSIEQSPENPNIALAVLEVLYASSLVEGIPVEWHHSLTPAEDVAKELLEGQREGLFEEIGFPYHVLSIVWGGKKEIDLYAYVFCADLVVFFLVAIFYQSIIKNKIEFLEVYQLEDQFPKEFVFILMIIFFLIVLDRVTYLRIYATGKVILYIFNLVLFTFAVTKYAWSTETSPHHSGRFGLRCIYLMKTISLALQAVQIRFGIPNRGTLYQQFLTSNVSRINYLAFRVYRALPFLHELRCVLDWSCTTTSLTMYDWLKLEDIHASLFLAKCDADLNRANHKQGQKQTKTTKFCNGICLFLVLIGVIWAPMLMYSSGNPTNIANPIKDAGVRVDIKTVSGRLTLYETTLCKMLSGEDLDIRTNLDPRGYLKAYDENDIQVICCQADASSMWLVPPIVQSRFIQSLGWSMDILFSWKFTRDRPKGKEVVRYELILQDHDSPRVEQVTDVLQGNTDSFAIYDIYPRYFRVTGSGDVRLLEEAVELVSANLTLHRASPGWWSFDDLDPLGVSDHCGPAGPVAVIVSEETPQGILGETLSHSSIWGLYITFVLAVGRFIRLQCADLRMRIPFENLPSCDRLLAICENIYTARAEGELEVEEVLYWTLVKIYRSPHMLLEYTKPD; from the exons ATGCCTGCCACTAAT ATCACACTTTTTGCGCTAGCATATTGGAGTTTCCAGTTTGCTAGCCTCTTTTCGTTTGGCTTGATTGTATATGTTGGCTACATCTTATCTGTGTTCCCTTCCTTGTTCCACTTCCACCGGCTGAACAGCATGCTTCTCATCTTCATTCTTTCTTGGGCTACTTGCACTTACGTCTTCAATGTGTATTGTAATGAAAAAATGCAGAAG GACAGAGAGATTTGGGAGACTATCGGCTTGTGGCGTTATTCCTTTCCGGGTGCCTATCTCTTTGCACAATTCTGCCTTGGTGTCCTGATAGCTGTGGGAAATCAAGTGCATAGTTCTGTTTTCTTTTTCTTACCCGATGGGGCTGAGCAATCTTTATCCAATGACTCTGCAGTGGAAG AGAAAGAAGAGACCAAAGTGTTAATCGTTGCTACAATTGTGTGGCTTTTTAGCAAATGTTCTCGAGCTATAGTGATGACCATCATCCTAATGATAGCTGTCAAACCTGGTTTCATCCATGCTTTATACA TTATATTCTTCATGCTGTATCTCCTGAGGCCCACAATCGATTGGAGAATGCGGCAAGCGCTGATTCTTTTGTGCGAGGGGCATTTTGCATTGTTATACATTCTTCAGCTCAATCTTTTTGCTGAATTGCTGAAATCACAAGGATCATGGCCGTTAAAAGTGCTTTCACAAGTAG GTCTTCTTGAGTATGATAGCACTGGAGATTTCTTGAAGATAGTGTTACTTGCTTGCTTTTGTGTGATCCATAATCATGGATTTGAACTCCTTTTCTCGTTCTCGGCAATTTTACAGCATGCTCCTTGCCTTCCTTTTGGGTTCAGCATTTTAAAAGCTGGCTTGAACAAATCTGTTCTTTTGTCGGTGTATATTTCTAAGTCGAAGGAGAATCCTAGACACTGTTCTTCCCATG ACAGGAGGATTGCATCTTATCTTGGTGCTATCGGGCAGCACTTTCTGTCAATATACCATTCATTTGGTACTTACATTGCATTTCTTACCATACTCCTAACAGTATACCTTGTGCCCCCCAACTATGTATCATTTGGATATCTCTTTTTCCTTCTCTTTTGGCTGACTGGAAGGCAAATCATGGGAAGAACAAGAAGGCGCCTTTGGTTTCCTCTGAAATTATATTCagttattgtattccttttaacTTATGCCTTAAGTGTCTCCTTAAGTTTCCGGTCTTCGCTATCGAACTTGGTGGATCTACATTCCTCATTTGGGTTTAACCCACAAGCTTCAGCTTTTGAAAATGTTTGGGATTCCTTGGCTGTGCTAATAGTCATGCAACTACATAGTTATGAAAGAAGACAAAGCAAATCATTTTCCTCAGATGATTACGATAAACCAGACTACAACACATGTTCTTTCATGAGGCGCCTTCTAGTCTTGCACAATGAGAAAATATTGCTCATTGCCTTATTCTATGCATCTTTGTCTCCTGTAAGCATATTTGGTTTGATTTATCTTATTGGTTTGGTTATCAGTTCAACTTTACAGAAATCGTGTCGGGTCCCATCAAAATTCTTTTCAGTTTACTCGGGAATTCTTCTGATGGTTGAATATCTTTTCCAAATGTGGGGTGGCCAAGCTGGAATGTTGCCTGGTCAAAAACACTATCGCCTGTCCCAGTTGGTTGGTTTACATTTATTTAAGCCAGATTTTTGGAGTCTGGAATTTGGTTTGCGAGGAAAGATTTTTGTCATAATTTCTTGCATGCTTCAGTATGTGGTGTTTCGCTGGGTGGAAAATTTACCTGGCACACTTGGAAGAGAAGGGAAATGGGAAGAAGTCTTCACTTTGTTTGGTCCTGCTTATGAAACTCCTACTTCGGTCTTTTCCTCTGAAACTGTAACTAAACTACCTATAACTAGCGAGCCTCTTTTACAGACACAAAAAGAAAACGAGAAAGTGTTTCTGTCTTTCAAATCCCGTGTATCCCTAGACGCAAATACTCAGCATTCTGGAGAAACAAGAAGCTTTAAGGATGCCGATAAGCCTAACGAGAAATTCTCTGGCATTTCAGAAGGTAGTGGAAAGTGGAACAAGAAACACATTATATCTTTGAGGAAGGAGAGGCTGCAAATGCAGAAGACTTTGCTAAAGGTGTATGTGAAGTTCTGGATAGAAAATATGTTTAACTTGTTTGGccttgaattaaacatgataatattaCTCCTTTGCAGCTTTGCTATTTTGAATTCAATTTCTTTGCTTTACATAGCAGCCTTAGCTGCATGTATTCTTATGAAGAGACATGTCATACAAAAATCATGGCCTATTTTTGTCTTTGCATTTGGCTCAGTCCTCATCCTCGAGTACTTGGCAGCTTGCAAGTATCTAACATCTCCAACAAAAGTAGACACATTGTATGTAGACTTGTCCTGCCATGACTGTTGGAAAAAGTCGAATGTCTTCTTTGACTACTGCCTAAAATGTTGGCTAG GTATAATAGTTGATGATCACCGGATGCTTGTTAGTTATTGGGCTGTTTTCATGATCTCTTGTTTCAAATTACGTGCTGATCAACTTTCCAATCTATCTAATACACATTTGTATAAGCAGATAGAGTCCTTCAGAAATGTTACATGTGTACTGAGTGATCTCTCTTTTGAAACAAAATGCATGTGGACATCACTTGACTTCTTGAGGCTTGAAAGTTACTGCCATTTGCTGGATTTTGTTCTTACTTTAGTTTTGGTTACTGGTACCCTTGAATTTGACATTCTTCACTTGGGATATCTTGGGTTCGCACTTGTATTTTTTCGTATGAGGCTTGAGATCTTGAAGAAGAAGAACCAAATTTTTAGTTGGTTGCGTGTATACAACTTTGCCCTAATTGTTCTCTCCCTGGCTTACCAGTCTCCGTTTGTTGGGGATGCAAATGAAGGAAAATGTGACACATCAAATTACATTTATGAGATCATTGGTTTTTATAAGTACGATTATGGATTCAAGATAACATCAAGATCAGCCCTTGTTGAGATCATAATCTTTGCATTGGTATCTTTACAGTCATATATGTTTGAATCCAAGGAATTTGATTATGTATCAATGTATCTTGAAGCGGAACAAATTCAAGCTGCACTTCGCGAGCAGGAGAAGAAAGCGGCTTGGAAGACTAAACAGCTTCTACACATTAGGAGGGTTGAAGAGCTGAAAAATCAACGGAATTTGCAGGTTGAGAAAATGAAGGCAGAGATGCTTAACTTGCAGACAGAGTTGCAAAGAACCACCAGCCCTAAAGATTGTGGGAACACCTCATCAAAAAGTGGACACAGGAGAATGTCATCAATGAATTCATGCAATGGAAATAACTATAACGAAGAGAACCCTTGCAGGAGTTTCGACTCATTAAATTTTGAAATCACTGAATCTGCAGCGGAGAAGAATGATTTGAAAGTCTCTGTTCGGGATATTAGGGAACATAAAGAGGTCAATCTAGTGAGTTTTGACAACTTGGACAGAAAAGAAATAGAGAAACTTCAAGATAGGGAAAGCCCTTTGAAGTCTGCTCTGCAGCTATTTGGTGATGGTGTTTCTCATGTACAGTCTCTTGGGAATTTGGCGGTTAACAATATTGTAAATCTTCTAAACATTGATGTCGAGGAGCTGATTTCAGAAGAGCAGTCTGTTGAAAATGTGGAATATTATGGGTTACAGTCTCAAAGCACGAGTACTTTTTCTATTAATTCTGATTGTGGAACAGTAGAAGCTTTGCATGCTTATATAAGCATGCTCTTGCGATACGTGTGGGCCCAGATGCGGTCACATAATGATGTAGTTTGTTATTGCTGCTTTGTCTTAATATTTCTCTGGAACTTCAGTCTGCAATCAATGTTTTATCTTGCTGGACTTTTCTTGTATGCACTATGTGTTCATGCCGGACCAAGCAATGTGTTCTGGATAATAACACTAATGTATGCTGAGTTCTGCATATTACTACAGTATCTATACCAGATCAACATTCAGCATTGTGGTTTCACCATTGAACTTAGTTTTCTGCAGGAGATAGGGTTTCCTGGGTATAAAGTGACGTCATCTCTCGTAATCAGCAATTGGCCTCTTTTTCTGGTTTATTTATTCACACTATTGCAGTCTTCTATAACCGCAAGAGATTGTGAATGGGCTGTTATTAAGGAATTAGGCTCTTTTAGAAAGAAAGATTCTGACAAGGGTGAAGATCATAAGAGTTCAaattggttggagaaagttgagAGGCTATTACTCTCCTTAATTAAGGTGACAAAGTTGATACTAAGTACTCTATACAGGTATTGGAGATCGTTAATAGAGGGTGCAGAAACACCTCCTTACTTTGTACAGCTGTCTATGAGGGTCAATGTGTGGCCAGAGGATGGGATTCAACCAGAAAAAATAGGGTTCAGAATCAACCGGTTGCTCAAAATTGTTAATGATCGGAGATCCAGAGACTGCTCGAATCGTTATCCTGTTAGCAGGATTCGTGTTCAAAGCATTGAGCAAAGTCCAGAAAACCCGAATATAGCTCTTGCTGTTCTAGAAGTGCTATATGCTTCCTCCTTGGTAGAAGGTATCCCAGTGGAATGGCACCACTCTCTAACACCAGCAGAAGATGTGGCTAAGGAGTTGCTCGAAGGCCAACGTGAAGGATTATTTGAAGAGATTGGATTTCCTTATCACGTACTTTCTATCGTCTGGGGAGGAAAGAAGGAGATTGATTTATACGCTTATGTGTTTTGTGCTGACCTGGTTGTTTTCTTCTTAGTTGCCATCTTTTACCAATCTATCATAAAAAACAAAATTGAGTTTCTTGAAGTTTATCAGCTTGAAGACCAATTCCCAAAGGAGTTTGTTTTCATCTTGATG ATAATATTTTTCTTAATTGTTCTTGATCGTGTTACATACCTTCGCATATATGCCACTGGGAAAGTTATCTTGTATATCTTCAACCTAGTTCTATTTACCTTTGCTGTGACCAAGTATGCTTGGTCAACAGAGACTTCTCCACATCATTCAGGAAGATTTGGATTGCGCTGTATATACCTAATGAAGACAATCTCCTTAGCACTTCAGGCTGTTCAAATTCGATTTGGTATTCCTAATAGAGGCACCTTATACCAGCAATTTTTGACAAGCAATGTTTCCAGAATTAATTACCTTGCCTTCAGAGTGTACCGTGCTCTGCCGTTCCTCCATGAACTACGGTGTGTTCTTGACTGGTCCTGCACTACTACATCCTTGACGATGTATGACTGGTTGAAG TTAGAAGATATTCACGCAAGCTTGTTTCTTGCCAAGTGTGATGCGGATTTGAATAGAGCAAACCACAAGCAAGGAcagaaacaaacgaaaacaacgAAATTTTGCAATGGTATTTGCTTGTTCCTTGTGCTGATTGGTGTTATATGGGCTCCTATGCTG ATGTACAGCAGTGGAAACCCAACTAACATTGCGAATCCTATCAAAGACGCCGGTGTCCGAGTAGATATAAAAACTGTCAGTGGAAGGCTTACTCTATATGAGACCACCTTATGCAAAATGCTCTCAGGGGAGGACCTTGATATACGAACTAATCTCGACCCTCGTGGTTATTTGAAAGCATATGACGAGAATGATATTCAGGTGATTTGCTGCCAAGCTGATGCAAGTTCCATGTGGCTTGTCCCACCTATAGTCCAATCTAGGTTCATCCAGTCTCTTGGCTGGAGTATGGACATTCTATTTTCTTGGAAGTTTACAAGGGATCGACCAAAAGGCAAGGAGGTTGTCAGATATGAATTGATTCTTCAGGATCATGATTCTCCAAGAGTAGAACAAGTCACGGATGTTTTACAGGGTAATACCGACAGTTTTGCAATTTACGACATCTATCCTAGATACTTTCGCGTCACTGGATCTGGAGATGTGCGACTTCTTGAAGAGGCG GTGGAGTTGGTCAGCGCAAATCTCACCCTCCATAGAGCCAGTCCAGGATGGTGGTCTTTTGATGACCTCGATCCTCTAGGGGTGAGTGATCACTGTGGACCAGCTGGACCTGTTGCTGTGATTGTTTCTGAGGAAACTCCAC AAGGCATTCTTGGTGAAACTCTCAGCCATTCAAGCATATGGGGTCTTTACATTACCTTTGTTCTAGCAGTTGGACGGTTTATCAGACTTCAATGTGCTGACTTAAGAATGAGGATACCCTTCGAGAATCTCCCTTCTTGTGACAG GTTGTTGGCAATATGCGAGAACATTTACACCGCCAGAGCTGAGGGAGAGCTTGAAGTTGAAGAAGTCCTTTACTGGACGCTGGTTAAGATCTACAGATCACCACACATGCTGCTTGAGTACACAAAACCCGACTGA